AGCTTGAGTTTGGAACATCACAGCATGGTAAATTGCAGAGCAAATAATAAAAATTCAGAAAATTTAATAGAATCCAGATAAAGCAAAATGAGCATGATAAGAATTTCACAAAATTTGGTGTTTTATTATTTACCAAACCTACCTTCATTTTGAATGCATGCCTATCCAATTGAACAGGAAAGGAGAATGCTAGATAGAGAAAGGGATCATGAAACTTTCTAAAAATCAAATACAATGAGCAGTCCAAGACATTAAGGCAAATATTTGTGAGTACCACTGAAGAAAATTTAGTCAGAGTATGAGTTGAGAACTAGCAGCAAACATGATTAAACAGAAACTAAACTATAAGATCAGAGAAACTAGAATTCATACTGCCTTAAATGAAGTCAAAgatgaaaagaagaaaaatagaacagaTCATCACCAGATTTCAAAAGGAATCCCTATTTAGGAGAAGATTAAAAGGATGCCAAATCAACTATAGAACAAAAGGATCGTATTGAAAAACAATTTGCCATGTTCTATTAATATGATAATAAAGGCAAAAAAACTATCCAAATATATGGTCAAACATCAAAGCTCTCCTAAAGAGGTCCACAAGGTATGTGACAAGCAAAAGAAACAAAAGTAAGTTCTTGTCCCTAAATTTATCAAACCATTAAATTAAACATCAACTGATACACCCATAATCAGTATGTTAACCATTTAATGGCATACACTTAATATCTACTAAGCATCACCAAATTTACCTCTAATACCATCAAACACATATTGGGAATTTGGTACTCCTATTCCATCATCTTAGTTTTTGTTAAGTTCCACACTGGCTGCGTATTGGGTAAAAATGTTTCAAATATAACTTGGCAATACTCTCCCCATAAGGTGCCCTTTGGAGTGAAGTTAAGCCTGATCCATTTTTATCAACATTTTATCAACATCGACACCAACCAAAGTCTTGACCTTGGGCCATCTGCAGAAGTCCTGTCTTGCAAACTTCACGCTCTTAACTTCCAGTCTTGGATATGAGGGGATGTTTTAAGTCCCATATCGGCTAGGTATTAGGTAAAAACGTTTCATATATGATTTTAGCAATCCTCTCATCATAACATGCCTTTTAGGGAGGAATTAAGCTCGATCCATTTTTTCAACAAATTTTTCTATAGATGTTGGAAGTTTTACATAAAAGTTCATGAGGTTTGGCCCTCATGAAATTCTTCCACACTTTTGACCCTTTTATTTCCATCCATTGCCACTGGGGTCCAAAAAAAGTTTTTTTGCTACTAATTTACTAAGCAAAAATTAGACCAGCACCATATTGGATCTAAGTGCTAGATTCTGCAAAGTGGAagatcattttggtattttaattttggtGTGATGTATATTAACCTCAAATAGGTAGAGATGTCTCCAAAATCTGAACTTGCTACTCTTcatcaattattttatatatgttaCGGTcggtttgagaaaaataaatctaAAATGAGATAATTTTAGGTTAGGACTTAGGGTTAGGATTCAAAAAGGTAGGGGCAGGACAACATGGGGCCTTATGGCAATTCCCATTAACCACAAGGACAAGGAGGAGATTAAATTGCCAAAGTATAGTGTGTGTGGATTACAATAAGTTTATACTCCAAGAATGGCAGAAATTCATTTCTGTAATTCATAGTTCATAATTCCTAATCCTATATCTAGAGCACATGACATGAAGTATCATTTTCCTGACTAAGCTCTAAGAGTTTCTAGGCGCAATGAATATACAAGTACTTGTTAATTGGCTTTAGAGCATCTGCATTACAATAATCATCTGTAGATTTTACAGGAAAGGAGTTGAAAGTCCAAAATTGGGAAGTTGCTTGGTGTTCGAAGAGATAAATTGGGGCTGCAAAATAGAAAAGCATATTGAAGTAATTGGCTTCTGCACCTCCAAAGTGACAACTTAGTTTTACTTCATGTGATTCAAATAAAGGGGAAAAAATAAAACCACAAAGCCAATCTCCTCTGTCTAGGAGCATTAATTGATTCAGTGATGCAGAGCAGCATCATTCAGATTCACAATAAGATGCATTGATAGGATTGTAGAATTCCCACAGGATTCTGCCATgcgagaaggaaaaaaaaaaaaaaaaaacgcttGCCAAACTTTCCTAAAGTGCTGTCATAAATATGAGAGAAGGGGCTATTCCCAGTAAAAGTGCTATCTTACCATGATACGTTTTAGAAGAGGAAATGGGGCGTTTTGCTTAGGCAGGACAATTAGCAGACTTGCAATGGCATTTGAATTTGCAAGTTGTAACAGTCTGGAGTTTGTTAGTTGGTCAACTGACTGAAGTTGTTATCTATTAAGAATAGCTAGAGTTGTTATTGTAACAAGAATAAAAGGCTTGTATGTGAGGATAATAGGGGTAAATTGAAAGAGACTTGCTTCTCTTTAAGTACTattttctctctccttctctccttCCCTTTCTCTTGTCTGTAATTTCCTATAACTTGATCTCTTGAAAAACCAGTTAATATGACACCATCTCCCCTCCCCACACCCCGAAAAACCTCAAAAAAGGTTTGTTTGGTTTAATTcactaattgaaataaaattttgataatttattGTTCATTTAAAGAGTATTAACCCAAACAAACTCCTAAGAAAAGAATCCTACTGACACAGGCCAGGAAATTGGAACAGGAAACTAAGATAAATGGACAGATTTTGAACAAGATCTAGTTCCAGAAAATTTGCTAATTGTTCTGGTTTAATTTTAGAACAagatttaattcaaagaaatataCAAGACCAATATACACACTAAATAGATCAATACTCAATGTGCAAATATTGTAGGATACGGAAAAATAGCAAGCACCTAAAGGAGCATATGATTTTACAAGAACTACCATCTTCATCAATGAACTTCAACCAATAATTCCAAACACATTGCAAGatgaaatttgtaagaaattaTAAGCCAAGCATACCTTACAAAGCCATTTTGGTCAATGTCAGCAGCAAGAAACTCAGAGACGGTCATGTTTTGGCCAAGGACCCACTTTGCCATCCTCCTATGACGCTTATCCACTCTTGCCTCAGCCAAATATAAAAACGCTCTAGCCACAGCAAGCGTTGACACAAGCAACCAAATGGAGGCAAAAATACGACCTGTCAATGACCTGAATGCTCTgtcaccataaccaacattaGTAACTGACATAACAGAGAGGTAAAAAGAATCCAACCACCCAAGCTTCTCGACAAAATGCATGACGCCAACACCAATTCCAATACACAGAACCACTACACATAATGCCAACGCTACCTTCATCCTTATCCTCATTCTTCCTTTCTTCACATCAATTATGATAGAACCTGCAGCTTCCATATCAGCTACTCGCTTAACATTCCTCAATAAATGATTCTCTTGCAAATCAAGCACATAACTAACCATCCCAGAAagcaaaatatcaataaatccaAATCCAACCAAGACAAACAATATAGAAAACAATTTCGTGGTAGTACTATTTGGAGTGATATCCCCATAACCGATAGTGCACATTGTTACTATACAAAAATACAAAGCATCAACAACTGGATGTGTTTCATTCGCAACGAAATTATCACGATTCAACCAATATATTACCACACCCAAAGACAAATATAATATCAACAGAACAAAAGCTTGGCGAACTATCGATTGAGTGGCAAACTGAAGCTTGGGTATACGAGGATGACGAGTATCATTGATGGCAGCCATAGCCGGTGCTGTTTTGGACCTGTGGAGATTAGTCTTGGTCCATGTATAATTGGGGTCGATCAACCAAGACTGTTGTTGCTGTAGAAGCGGCAATTCTTGAGGGATTGCGTTGAATTCTGGATTGGAACACGACTGCTTTGGAGAGTTGAGAGAGAGAGTCAAGGCCTCAACAATGGGAGAAGGGTCACTAGAAGAGGCTGCAGAAGGGCCAAAAATAAGGCGTTCTTTGAGAACTGAAGGGGTAAGCGGCATAGGTAGAGAGACTTCATCATGCTCGGGGAGAGTGGAGAGCAACGATGACAGTTGAGACGTTCTCCTTCTTGGGCTGTAATTTGACAGTAGGGGCTCTTTCTCCATCTGGGACACCAAAAAGGATAAATCTTTGGCGGTTTTGGAGGAAAAACCGTGTAGGATTGAATAGGAAAGTGAAGAATCAGACAATTGCGGAAGCAACAGAGGTTCAGACATCATCCAAAGCGAAAAAGCAGAAATAGAAAGAGAGTGGGGTTACACATAAGAAGGAAATACAAGACGAGGAAGCTTGATTGT
The Hevea brasiliensis isolate MT/VB/25A 57/8 chromosome 18, ASM3005281v1, whole genome shotgun sequence genome window above contains:
- the LOC110638205 gene encoding two-pore potassium channel 3 isoform X2; amino-acid sequence: MMSEPLLLPQLSDSSLSYSILHGFSSKTAKDLSFLVSQMEKEPLLSNYSPRRRTSQLSSLLSTLPEHDEVSLPMPLTPSVLKERLIFGPSAASSSDPSPIVEALTLSLNSPKQSCSNPEFNAIPQELPLLQQQQSWLIDPNYTWTKTNLHRSKTAPAMAAINDTRHPRIPKLQFATQSIVRQAFVLLILYLSLGVVIYWLNRDNFVANETHPVVDALYFCIVTMCTIGYGDITPNSTTTKLFSILFVLVGFGFIDILLSGMVSYVLDLQENHLLRNVKRVADMEAAGSIIIDVKKGRMRIRMKVALALCVVVLCIGIGVGVMHFVEKLGWLDSFYLSVMSVTNVGYGDRAFRSLTGRIFASIWLLVSTLAVARAFLYLAEARVDKRHRRMAKWVLGQNMTVSEFLAADIDQNGFVSPNLSLRTPSNFPILDFQLLSCKIYR
- the LOC110638205 gene encoding two-pore potassium channel 3 isoform X3; translated protein: MEKEPLLSNYSPRRRTSQLSSLLSTLPEHDEVSLPMPLTPSVLKERLIFGPSAASSSDPSPIVEALTLSLNSPKQSCSNPEFNAIPQELPLLQQQQSWLIDPNYTWTKTNLHRSKTAPAMAAINDTRHPRIPKLQFATQSIVRQAFVLLILYLSLGVVIYWLNRDNFVANETHPVVDALYFCIVTMCTIGYGDITPNSTTTKLFSILFVLVGFGFIDILLSGMVSYVLDLQENHLLRNVKRVADMEAAGSIIIDVKKGRMRIRMKVALALCVVVLCIGIGVGVMHFVEKLGWLDSFYLSVMSVTNVGYGDRAFRSLTGRIFASIWLLVSTLAVARAFLYLAEARVDKRHRRMAKWVLGQNMTVSEFLAADIDQNGFVSKSEYVIYKLKEMGKVSEKDILQICLKFDKLDTGNCGKITLADLMQSHH
- the LOC110638205 gene encoding two-pore potassium channel 3 isoform X1, with the protein product MMSEPLLLPQLSDSSLSYSILHGFSSKTAKDLSFLVSQMEKEPLLSNYSPRRRTSQLSSLLSTLPEHDEVSLPMPLTPSVLKERLIFGPSAASSSDPSPIVEALTLSLNSPKQSCSNPEFNAIPQELPLLQQQQSWLIDPNYTWTKTNLHRSKTAPAMAAINDTRHPRIPKLQFATQSIVRQAFVLLILYLSLGVVIYWLNRDNFVANETHPVVDALYFCIVTMCTIGYGDITPNSTTTKLFSILFVLVGFGFIDILLSGMVSYVLDLQENHLLRNVKRVADMEAAGSIIIDVKKGRMRIRMKVALALCVVVLCIGIGVGVMHFVEKLGWLDSFYLSVMSVTNVGYGDRAFRSLTGRIFASIWLLVSTLAVARAFLYLAEARVDKRHRRMAKWVLGQNMTVSEFLAADIDQNGFVSKSEYVIYKLKEMGKVSEKDILQICLKFDKLDTGNCGKITLADLMQSHH